The Silene latifolia isolate original U9 population chromosome Y, ASM4854445v1, whole genome shotgun sequence sequence tcgacactaggatcccgactcacaccccgagacccgagtatcgtgctagtgggcgatcactcactagtacgaagatccttgtcgcttgcatcttgccttgagacgggcaaaggtgcgcgccacggtccggcaaaagtagcggaccgtgacaccgtgcccgtgcccgagcccggcccggatTCGGGAATTGggaatcgcctgcggcgggctgtgcctatctttttgggccggatccgagttttattttggactgtgtTTTTTGTTTGCTGAGTTGAATACGTCAGTCAAACTGACTGTTAGTGGGGAGAGTCTTACTCCCACTAACTCGGATTGTGGCTGGGTTTCAGGAGTCGGTTTCTGGCTCCTGTAACTGACCTATTTCGCCTATAAATTCGAACCTCTTCACAGCATTTTACATacagaaaatcaaatcaaactctcttctcttctcttctcttcgtCTTCTCTGCACTCTCATATATTTCTGGGTATTGTTGATTTcatcgttccaagtctcacagttccgagtgggcgGAACTGCGTGGGGACTGTATTGTTAACTTTGGGGAACTACCGacactagctgatcgccaccacggtcgtaccggagaaatagttttcaaggcagtggtttATACTACGACACTACATTCGGGGTTTTTTCTCATCGCTTATATTTTCGTCTTCGATTGGTATTTCTATTCTCCTTCTGTTTCTGCATCTATCgaataacaatttgaaaactatttgtTGCTGCAACATGTCTGTTATTTCGAAAATTGTTCCTGAATTGGCGAATCTGGAATCGTTAGATGGTCATAATTATAAGCGTTGGTCCCAGAAATTATTGATGTATTTTGAGCAGTtagaaattgattatgttttatttaatGACCCGCCTAAACCTATCACCCCTACTGATGTTGAGACGACCCTCCCGCCGCTAAAGATGTTAAGTCCAATGAAGAGGATATTGCAAAAtttgtcaaggacaacaaaaccGCTAGGTGGCATATTCGAATAATATGACCAACACCTGTTCGACTTATTTCTTCAGAATAAGTCTGCTAAGTTTATTTGGGAGTCTTTAGAAACTAagtatggggctgatgatgcGGGGAAAAAGAAGTATGTTGTGGGAAAATGGTTGGGATTTCAAATGGCTGACGGGAAACCTATCATGGATCAAGTCCATGTCTATGAAAACCTATGTGCTGATGTTGTGAATGAAGGCATGAAACTTGATGATATCTTTATAGCTAATGTTCTGCTAGAGAAATTCCCTCCCTCCTGGTCTCATTACAGAAACCAACTTAAGCACAAAAAGAAAGACCCGTCCCTTAAAGAACTTATAGGACATATGAGGACCgaggaggctaatcgccttaaagaCCTTCCTGCTAGTCAATCTGTGGACTGTTCTGCTGTTGCTTCTTTAAAAAGCTAATCTGGTTGAGTCCGGTGGTCCGTCTAATGCTTTGAGAAatataagggtaagggtaaggccaaggttggtcagggtaagaaccagggtcctgctaagaagaatggtccaggaAGCATACCAAACCGGTTCCTAAGATTCAGAAAGCTGCCAAGGGTCCTATTGTCTGCTATGTCTGTGGAAAACCTGggcacaaagcctaccaatgtTCTGAGAAGAAATCTGCTGAGGCCAATGTTGCTGTGACTGATGATGTTATTGCAgctgtggttgtggaagctaatctggTGGGTAATGTTGCTGAATGGGTCTTGGATACTGGAGCTTCGAGACACCTCTGTGCTGATAGGGGTTTATTTGCTGAGTTCGAGGAAGTTGCTGATGcggaatgcgtctacatgggtaattaTTCATCTGCAAAGAtcacaggcaaaggcaagatctttctcaaactcacctcggggaaaacacttgctctcagtaatgttttatttgtaccctcattgcgtcgaaaccttgtgtctggtgccttattaaacaaagctggtttgaaacttgtttttgaggctgacaagatggtaatgtcgcgtaatggggaatttgtgggcaagggttatctttctgggggtCTTTTTGCATTGAACTCTGATTCTGctattaataatattgcatcttcttttgcttatatcgctgagtctattgatgtttggcatggtaggttaggtcatgtgaatgtggattatattaaaaaacttagaactatgagtttaattccgagtttgacgagtcaagaattctctaaatgtgctagttgtgttgaggctaagtttacaaagaaacctagtaaacctgtgactactaggaacacgagtcttcttgagttaattcacaccgacctagctgacttcaaaaatgttgcaagtagaggtggcaagaattattatgttacgtttatagatgactgttctagatacacccgtgtctatttgcttaagactaaagatgaagctgaacactcttttataaactttaagaatgaagttgagaaccaacttgacagaaaaattaaaagggtaaggtctgatagaggtggtgagtataaatccagCTTATCTAGCCGACTTTTGTCTTGCAaatggtttaatacatgagactagtccaccttatttaccccaatccaatggtgtagctgaacgtaaaaatagaaccttaaaagaaatgatgaatgctatgcttttaagttctcgcctatctgacgatatgtggggggaagcaattctttcagcttgtcacattcttaaccgtgtacctcataagaaaattgacaagacaccctacgagatttggaagggctatcctcctaacctgagcttccttagggtatgggggtgtttagctaaagtgggtttacctgattttaggagacctaccgttggacctaagacctatgattgtgtgtttataggttatgctcaaaatagctctgcttatagatttatgtctttgagtgaccgttctatatctgaggctagagatgccgaattttttgagcatgtttttccttttcgAAAATCATGTTGTACCATCTCCTAGTTTATCTGCTGCATCTCCTGAtttgtcttcacatgctagtgctagcacttctattgatgtttctgttgaacctagaagaagtaaaagacctagatgcccaaagaacttcggtgatgattatgatacaactatgttgtctgaactaggatacactgtttgtgctagtgatgagtttgtttcggcctttttaatagaagatgacccaaaaacctatagtgaggcaatgaaatccattgatgctaatttttggaaagatgctattaaaagtgaacttgactctattgtgtcaaatcagacttgggagttgactgatttacctaaaggtagtaaacccattacaagtaaatggatctttaaaagaaaatgagacctgacgatacaatagagagattcaaagctagacttgtagttagtggctttacacaaaagaagggtattgattattttgatacttactctcctgtgaccaaaatttcgactattaggactcttgtcgccttagctgctattcataaccttgttatacatcagatggatgttaaaactgcctttttgaatggtgaactaagggaagagatctatatgtctcaacctgaaggttttgtgattgaggctcaagagagtaaagtgtgtaaactgaacaagtcactttatggactgaaaaaagcacctaaacagtggtatgagaaatttaacaacactttaataagtaatggctatgtggttaacaattctgattcatgtgtttattcaaaaaagatggaatctgattgtgtaattatatgcctatatgttgatgacctgttaatacttggtaataatttggaggtcataattagaaccaaagattttttgtcatcacaatttgagatgaaggacttaggagaagctgatgttatcctaggagttaaggtcatccgaaactccaatggaatctgtctaaatcaatctcattatgttgaaaaagtgttgagaaagtttaactactttgatgatgtgcctgctagaacaccctatgatcctagtgtaCACTTGTGTAAAAACTTAggcaagagtgtttcccaagaagagtatgctaaaatcctaggtagtgtgatgtttttaatgaactgtactcgaccagatattgcttatgcagttagtagactgagtcgttatacacataaccctaataatgaacactggaatgctcttcgtcgtttactaaagtACTTAAAAGGAACAGTagacttatgtttgcattatagtaaatttctcattgtgttagagggatattgtgatgcgaaTCTCAAGGTTGCagtaacgatgagatctgttctactagtggttatgtctttaccatgggtggaggtgctatatcgtggaagtcctctaaacagacttgtatcaCACGCTccaccatggaatctgagttcatagctcttgagttggcaggacaagaggctgaatggttgagaaaccttttagctgatataccggtatggggcggacggctaacaccggtctccctacactgtgactcgcaggctgctattggtgttgcaaagaatagtgtctacaattcgaaaaagagacacattcgaataaggcacgctgcaaatagacaactccaagacaatagagtgattgctttggactatgtgaagtctgaaaacaatcttgctgatccctttactaaagggctggctaggagactagtcgttgatacgTCGCGGGggatggggcttaagtccttaggtcaagagtgagacttgactaagtttaaagcttctattcctatggcgttgtatgattcatagccttagtggtggtgcttttgagacgcacttgatggatcatacaccaggttggacttaggtccttaatgactcatgtgagaagtgctgttgagaagcacttgagccacctatGCAGGTGTGATGATCACAAGACTATGAGAAGTCCTGTGAACATGTCTGCCAATACCAAGTTAAACGCATTGCTCcaaaagagcgcgttgcactttcgcggaacgatcttaatctgaaggtatgatatgtgttgtggggggtatcgaccgaagctcagctaggaattcaaatcgcaagatattctctcgctgtaagtaagttgtttcctcatttcactaaagtgtcaattcaaatcgaaagatattgatacctaagtatccaatccttcctttacccaggaattTCTTTCTCTGTCTCTGgcgcccctagtgggggattgttggaaaaaTAGGGGCTTTTTTGCCTTTGAAGtgtttccaattgtcccacattggtgaggaaaaggaAGTTTTATGGGTTTATATATACCCACcctccttaccatatcactagtgggtcaagggaggcttttgcagaagccttgcgaggtgcttaattcagctcgcacacgcgcgcgcgcgccgtgcccgagcccggcccggatccggattcgggattcgggattcgggattcgggattcgggattcgggattcgggattcgggatttgggatttggcaatcgcctgcggcgagTTGTGCCTATCTTTTTAGGCCGGATCCGAGTTTTGTTTTGGACTGTGTTTTTTGTTTGCTGAGTTGAATAAGTCAGTCAAACTGACTGTTAGTGGGGAGAGTCTTACTCCCACTAACTCGGATTGTGACTGGGTTTCAGGAGTCAGTTTCTGGCTCCTGTAACTGACCTATTTTGCCTATAAATTCGAACCTCTTCACAACATTTTACATacagaaaatcaaatcaaactcTCTTCTCTTCGTCTTCTCTGCTCTCTCATATATTTCTGGGTATTGCTGATTTcatcgttccaagtctcacagttccgagtgggcgGAACTGCGTGGGGACTGTtgtgttaaccttggggaactaccggcactagctgatcgccaccacggtcgtaccggagaaatagttttcaaggcaatGGTTTATACTACGGCACTACATTCGGGGTTTTTTCTCATCGCTTATATTTTCGTCTTCGACTGGTATTTCTATTCTCCTTTTGTTTCTGCATCTATCGAATAACATTAACCAATCAGGGTGTTAGGAGAATTGAGTAGAAAGCTGTGTCGATTTCATTAATCATACGGGTTTATATAATACAAGAGTTCCTATAAAATAGGAAGGCAAATCATGAGGATATGATTCTCTTATCAAACtgatatgatatgataatatCGTATCAAACTGATAAGATACGATATTATTTGCTAAATAtacaatattaagcctaatacCCCTCTCAAGTTAGAGCATGAAGGTCGAGAATGCCCAGCTTGCGGAGAAGGTAGTGAAATTGAGTAGCACCCAAAGGCTTCGTGAAAATCTCAGCTAATTGGTCAGTCGTAGGAACATGCATCGTTTGAATGAGACCATCCGTAATAGCATCCCGAACAAAATGACAGTCGATTTCATTGTGTTTTGTGCGTTCGTGGACAACGGGATTCTGGGCAAGATGCAAAGCGGACTTGTTATCGCAAAACACACGCATGGGAAAGGACAAGGGAACTTCCAAGCTAGTAAGCAAGCCCTAAAACCATTTAAGCTCGCAGACAAGGGCAGCCATGGATCGATATTCGGCTTCAGTAGAGGAGAGCGAAACGGTGTGTTGTTTCTTGGTTTTTCACGAGACAGGAGAACCACCAAGAAACACAAACCAACCTGTCACGGATCGACGGGTTAACGCGCAAGTACTCCAGTCAGAGTCGCACCAGCCTGAGACCGTAAGGTCACTGTCAGAACATAATAAAATACCTTGTCCTGGACTGCTTTTCAGATAGCGAAAAACCCGTAGAGCGGCCTCCATATGAGCCTCACGCGAGTTATGAAGAAATTGAGATAAAGTGTGAACAGCGAAGGCCAAGTTGGGACGAGTAACAGCGAGATACACCAAGCGACCTACTAATCGTCTATAGCATTCAGGATCAGTAAGCAAAGCACTCTGGTCAGTACCAAGCTGAAGGTTGGGTTCCATGGGCGTGTGATAGATAAATTGTCGGTCGTCATTATTACTAGAAttaactatcaaattaacaatttatagacCTAACTAGTCTCTACTAACTACTAACAATAAAGTAGTAAAATGGTAAGctagggtcgaacccaagggaagaACCTTTAACTAAGACTTGAATTATAAACTATTTAAGACACTAATGACAATTTAGACTCAACAAATTGAATTTAATCACAAACAATGGATATTAAGAATGTTCAACTTGTAGGAGGCATAGATGGAAAAGGCATTTGGTTGGAAACAAACATGAAAAAGAGTAAAATTGGAGACTTTCCTATTGAGAcaattcaacaaacaactagtatgcaagattcaTTATAAAGGAGAAACTTGGTGTAACAAGGCTCAACAACTACTTCCTAAGTACAAAGATCCTCTCTTTTTCTTCCCTCAACAATTACTCAACAACTTTTGTAAGATGGTGATTACTTGCTCCTAAGCTAGAGTAGTTAATCCTACTTATATGGTCACCCAATTGAAAACCACAATAAGGCTTACACACAAGAGCACTACGATCAATTCCAAACAAAAGAAGTCAAGATTAATCATTTAGGAGGCTTAATCAAACTATCCCAAGGATCAACATGCAAATTCCACTCACAAATatgcaaactttaaaacaaaTTCACAAAGATGCAAGCTTGCTACTAGGATTGCACTAGTAAGATGATTAACATGTAAGGTTAACTACTCCCAAGACAATAACATCCAACATAAACATGAATATCAAGGAATATGCaataattattgaggaaagatgAAGAGATTCTTACGAAGCTTAAGGAATTGTAGTGTCTACCAAATTACACCAAGCAAAAGGTCTAGCCTTCCATAACCATAGATGAATCCAAGGTTAATGGAAAGATTACCATCAAAATCCAACTAAAGATTACAACTTTCTCCAAAATACTAAGTTTTTCCTTCATACAAGTTTTTTAGATTATTcaataatgagatgatgaatttATGGTCTTCAAACCATGAACTATATATATGGTTGCACTCCCTTCTATGTTAAACATGCTTTTGGGCTTCCACAAAATGGCTTAAGACGGATTATCAGCACTCAAAGGCTGAAGAGAACGCAGGCCTACGTCAACAGACGCAGGCTGCGTCCTGGGCTGATCTCCGCTCCAAAATTGCTTCTTATTTAACACTCCTTTCACCATTTGGCCTCCATGCTTGTTCACCAATGGATGAAAACTCTATTTCTAGCTCGTGGAGAGATCGTCTTCACTTGCTTGCTTGCCTTAGGGGCGGGGTTAGAGGCACTTGCTTGGGATTCCGATCTCTCTTTCAAAATCATGCTCCAACCATGCATTAAAACACGTTAATCATAACAACCAATAGGACGGGAAGACTAGTCCAATACTCCGACAAAAGACCCTAAAATTAAACCAAACTAGGCCTAAGAAGGCCTTAATGACTCGACACTTTTGAATCTATCAAACTCCctcacacttagacttttgctcgtcccgagtaaaactcAAGGAAGGTACTTGGGCAAGTCTAAAGGCGAGTATATGGGtgaatgatcactcttccctttCCACATCCAACTTATGTCTCCCTCATACACAGTACACGAATTAAATGAAAATCTAGACTCAAAAGTTTTTGACACTCGCTCTTCACTCACTCCCCCTCCTTATATCTCCCTCATACAAACACATaacacaccaccaactccgactcattccaactccacccttcttatatcaccaacaAGAGATGGCCACTTTCACCTTATCCCAAGGTGATAGCAAAGTGGCCTAGACAACTCCTAATTCATCACATTACTCCACctatatcacccccttatcactccaagcaaagtatgatcatgctacttggttggccGCACACCTAAAAGAATCAACAACACAAGTAGCCAAAGCAAAATCCACCAATTTTAGAATAAGTTTTTGTGActcaaaaataaattaaatcctaatctagcctccttccaagaccctccttatcactcccttcttatccctccatatTTTTGGTGTTACATTTTCTCTATTTTACgctttttttgtttgaaaatccctccttttgcctaaggtgccctttcgggttttcaccatAGCTTTCCTTTCCTCTCGTGGTGGCTCGcttctctttttttcattttgcccggaatgctctttcgggttttcattctgtcctcggccaccttcccaatcttgccttaggcgcccacccttgtgggttttcacctagccgggattttcgtttttttttttcaatgcaTCAAAGACTAAGTATATACATATATTACAATCAtctcactcccccacacttagatcgcacattgtcctcaatgtggaggagtacCATCACCTTCTCACTTTTAATTGTTGAAGGGACCCGAGCCACCTCCTTGCTCATATGTCCCTTGGTTCCGTCTTCTTCTCTCCCTTGCTTCTCTTACTCTCCTTGATCTAGCATAGCCTTCATCAACTTGTTGCTCATTGATGGTGGGTTGGTAGTTGGGATCATTTTGGTGGAGTGTCATGCCAAAAAGGCCTCGGATGAGGCCAAAAGAATATTCTCGTGTTTGGGCATCTTGGTAGGAGTCCTCCACGTATTGGTGATGCCTTTTGTTTTGGACTCCAAATTGTTGGCTTACTTGCTCTCGCCATTCATTTTAAGCATTCCACAAGGCTTGGTTAGCTTCCCATTGCTTTACTTGTTGTTGCCAAGCAATGGATTCTTCTTGTCGTTTGGCAATGCCCTCAAGCATTCTCATTTGGGCCACTTCGGCCTCATCTCCCAACCGTCTATGTTCCTCAAAAGCATTTTTCCATTGTTCTAAACTCTTAAATCTTGGCCCATGTTGTTTTTGCCAAGTGTGTGAGCTTTCAACCCTCTTACTAATAGCTTGTAAAGTCCCCCGGGTGTCCTCAAAGTACTTGTACATTTGATGTTGCCAAGGTTCCAAAGGTGGAGTACTGGAACCCCCGACTTCATGCATAGGAGTATCGTGCAAAAAAGTGGAGTGCACACCCGGTTGTTGGAAATTTGGCTCCTCAATTCTTTCTATTTCTCTTTCTTCCTCTTGTCTCTCACTCTCCGTCCTTGGCTCACTTCACTCCTCCTAGACACACTCCTCCTTGGCTCTTCTTGTTGCTCTTTTTcaatacttagatctttgttgcAATAGAAATGGCGAGCCGAAGGTCCTCTAGGGAGAGGCATGTGAGGAGGCAACCGAAGATAAGGCAACCCCGTATTTCCTAACCAATAACCCGAAAGTGTCACCGTTGGAAGAATTCTAAACATGTTGCATTCTTGAAGGGCGAATTCGTTGTAATAACAAATTCCCCTAGCTTCGTTGATGGTTTGGATCTCGGGGATTTGACCATGGAAATGCCGGATAAAGAAGGTCACAAGTCCACCATTATGAATATTCCCACCCGATTGCTTCAATTTGTGATGCAACCATGCATCCATGAACAATTTAGTCCAATCCGGAATGCCCAGTCCCTC is a genomic window containing:
- the LOC141634376 gene encoding putative mitochondrial protein AtMg00240; this encodes MEPNLQLGTDQSALLTDPECYRRLVGRLVYLAVTRPNLAFAVHTLSQFLHNSREAHMEAALRVFRYLKSSPGQGILLCSDSDLTVSGWCDSDWSTCALTRRSVTGWFVFLGGSPVS